Proteins co-encoded in one Colletes latitarsis isolate SP2378_abdomen chromosome 2, iyColLati1, whole genome shotgun sequence genomic window:
- the Pop1 gene encoding POP1 ribonuclease P/MRP subunit isoform X1 has translation MAGKEQFDEYLGGSQKLPKEVHIKKLVSSRASEIAAMTYSIENPQQTKLVFQKLPVYMRRRVMSHNVKRLPRRLREAHLNQMTKSGLPPKIKRPSRRYRRRPRNLLSEYNRRQRNKVWLETHIWHAKRFHMVEKWGYRIASHANDKCFKANYRAVANHCLIQDISYYTSVEINGPEAILIETLKDHCNPFELTFAAKIFISGTREGTLMFFKKNSYPRFPIGHIHFLWRPSHSDLRTIWIWVHPSFLDDFVAEITSSFKFKSDDVISTTTSNQTIKSYSYVNERNCKMCIHKNALNRFRFYGPLSINVLTNALRLPNFDEKFCSKTNDTNVTGFEENQMECEEEIQDSDKSWHIVYYNNQENIESLKLQKQLWQTLKTLQSPSQLPPNIVLGFTVLDPRFHLPEKRVKPLRNVQTVKVMPVPPSKANSSPIWEQEIRQKITKACVTTSAINKLRSECLVPGIDNDKYFNEGIMTKIPILLIQTPGIGNTGLSSAIDLILPAGWAMPFWLAFIFRCVRVGALRESKSIAFEYGHMKSPDINDPDTPAYTRETLITKQELKEKYFRYPPNRRVNFIKLGISSPFFCEWKILMKEWTDVEDFFVLRNRTLLQSLQENLSVDKVNKSKYNISESHIPNLNLENLFENKNCLVRVKLSVLQKGRPRRFAIICMPKSEDVKKFRNNKNWSGPVEKLNRDSNEIIRKASRKNHVALLKRLKKQRIRHRNALTNKIDQILTQNLQISDYQNKSKELLETSRDIIRKQSQKMSQLYLPDCVKVKHSCDRKVMGYITEGDYSFAKAKGTGLGYVTLNSLLELINKTYTFVLVRNTQTRQYRIAKLEVLK, from the exons atgGCGGGAAAGGAGCAGTTCGATGAATACCTAGGTGGATCTCAAAAGTTACCGAAAGAAGTACACATTAAAAAGCTTGTCTCTTCGAGAGCCAGCGAAATTGCTGCAATGACGTATTCTATTG AAAATCCTCAACAAACGAAACTTGTATTTCAAAAGCTTCCGGTGTACATGCGTAGACGCGTAATGTCCCATAACGTGAAGCGTTTACCGCGCAGACTGCGGGAAGCCCATTTGAATCAAATGACTAAATCcgggttaccgcctaaaattaaAAGACCGTCGCGTAGGTATCGTAGACGACCACGTAATTTACTTTCGGAATACAATCGAAGACAACGAAACAAAGTTTGGCTGGAGACTCACATTTGGCACGCAAAACGTTTTCATATGGTCGAAAAATGGGGCTACAGAATCGCGAGTCACGCGAACGACAAATGTTTTAAAGCCAATTACCGTGCCGTTGCAAATCACTGTTTGATACAGGATATTTCTTACTATACGTCCGTCGAAATAAATGGTCCAGAAGCAATTCTGATAGAAACTTTAAAAGATCATTGCAATCCATTCGAGTTAACGTTCGCCGCAAAGATTTTTATCAGCGGTACTCGAGAAGGAACCCTAATGTTTTTTAAAAAGAACAGCTATCCTCGATTTCCGATCGGTCATATTCACTTCCTGTGGAGACCAAGTCATTCTGATTTAAGGACGATCTGGATTTGGGTACATCCATCTTTTCTCGACGACTTTGTCGCAGAAATTACATCGAGTTTTAAGTTCAAATCCGACGATGTAATTTCCACTACTACGAGTAATCAAACCATAAAATCCTACTCGTACGTCAACGAGAGAAATTGTAAAATGTGTATTCATAAGAACGCTTTaaatcgatttcgattttaCGGCCCATTATCGATAAACGTCTTAACAAACGCTTTGCGATTGCCgaattttgatgaaaaatttTGTTCAAAAACGAACGATACTAATGTAACAGGGTTTGAAGAAAATCAAATGGAGTGTGAGGAAGAGATTCAAGACTCTGATAAGTCCTGGCATATAGTATACTATAATAATCAAGAGAATATTGAATCTTTGAAACTTCAAAAACAGCTGTGGCAAACATTAAAGACATTACAGTCTCCTAGTCAATTACCACCAAATATTGTTCTTGGATTTACAGTCTTAGATCCAAGGTTTCATTTGCCTGAGAAAAGGGTGAAGCCACTGAGAAATGTACAGACAGTTAAAGTAATGCCAGTGCCACCCTCAAAAGCAAATTCTAGTCCAATTTGGGAACAAGAGATAAGACAGAAAATTACCAAAGCATGCGTAACAACAAGTGCAATTAACAAGCTTAGGAGTGAGTGTTTAGTTCCTGGTATAGataatgacaaatattttaatgaaGGGATTATGACCAAGATTCCCATACTCCTAATTCAAACACCTGGTATTGGTAACACAG GTTTAAGTTCTGCCATAGATCTAATTCTTCCAGCAGGTTGGGCAATGCCATTTTGGCTTGCTTTTATATTTCGTTGTGTAAGAGTTGGTGCACTTAGAGAATCAAAATCTATTGCATTTGAATATGGACATATGAAGTCACCAGACATCAATGATCCAGACACACCTGCTTATACAAGGGAAACATTAATTACTAAAcaagaattaaaagaaaaatattttcgctATCCACCAAACAGACGtgtaaattttataaaacttGGAATTTCTAGTCCCTTTTTTTGCGAATGGAAGATTTTAATGAAAGAATGGACAGATGTAGAGGACTTTTTTGTATTAAGAAATCGTACATTATTGCAATCATTGCAAGAAAATTTATCAGTCGACAAAGTTAACAAAAGCAAATACAATATATCAGAGAGCCATATCCCAAATCTTAACctagaaaatttatttgaaaataaaaactgtttagTTCGTGTTAAATTATCTGTTTTACAAAAGGGACGTCCTAGAAGATTTGCAATAATATGTATGCCAAAATCTGAAGatgtaaaaaaatttagaaataataaaaactggTCAGGACCcgtagaaaaattaaatcgtGACTCGAATGAAATTATAAGAAAAGCTTCGAGAAAAAATCATGTAGCTCTTTTAAAACGTTTGAAAAAACAAAGAATACGTCATAGAAATGCATTAACTAATAAAATAGATCAAATTTTGACCCAGAACTTACAAATTTCGGATTATCAAAACAAGTCGAAGGAATTACTAGAAACAAGTCGTGATATTATACGCAAACAATCTCAAAAAATGTCACAGTTATATCTTCCTGATTGTGTCAAAGTAAAACATTCCTGTGACCGAAAGGTTATGGGATACATAACAGAAGGTGATTATTCTTTTGCAAAAGCGAAAGGTACAGGTTTAGGATACGTAACCTTAAATTCACTACTTGAATTGATTAACAAAACGTATACCTTTGTCCTTGTCAGAAATACTCAAACAAGACAGTATAGAATTGCTAAATTAGAAGTACTAAAGTAA
- the Pka-r2 gene encoding cAMP-dependent protein kinase type II regulatory subunit isoform X2 has translation MDIEPPVGRFATRRKSIFTETYNPEEDKEDDIAKMVHPKSDEQRQRLSESVKNIFLFRALDEEQMADVLDAMFEKTVQPGEFIIRQNDDGDNFYAIERGKFEVYVKDPQTGVESMVHTYDNRGSFGELALLYNMPRAATIKAVTNGTLWAMDRQTFRRILLKSAYKKRKMYEDLINKVPMLKSLKSYESMNLADALVPKQYSDGEQIIRQGDTADGMYFVEDGVVRITILGDHGREIEINRVPAGGYLGELALVTHKPRAASAYAVGDVKLAFLDVEAFERLLGPCMELMKRNIDDYEDQLVKIFGSKANVSDIR, from the exons ATGGATATCG AACCACCGGTCGGAAGGTTCGCGACTAGGAGGAAGAGTATTTTTACGGAGACTTATAATCCTGAGGAAGATAAGGAAGATGATATTGCCAAG ATGGTACATCCAAAAAGCGACGAGCAACGGCAGAGGCTTAGCGAGAGCGTCAAGAATATTTTTCTGTTTCGAGCCCTAGACGAG GAACAAATGGCGGACGTGCTGGACGCGATGTTTGAGAAAACTGTACAGCCGGGAGAATTCATTATCCGGCAGAATGACGACGGTGACAACTTTTACGCCATCGAAAG GGGAAAGTTCGAGGTGTACGTCAAGGATCCGCAGACGGGCGTTGAATCCATGGTACACACCTACGATAACCGTGGTTCTTTCGGAGAGCTCGCGCTTCTATACAATATGCCCAGAGCGGCTACTATCAAGGCCGTCACAAACGGTACATTGTGGGCCATGGACAGGCAAACTTTCCGACGTATTCTTCTGAAATCCGCCTACAAGAAGCGCAAGATGTACGAGGATCTTATCAACAAGGTCCCGATGCTCAAATCTCTCAAG TCTTACGAAAGCATGAACCTGGCGGACGCCCTAGTACCAAAACAGTATTCGGACGGTGAGCAAATAATCAGGCAAGGCGACACAGCAGATGGAATGTATTTTGTCGAAGATGGCGTCGTTAGGATTACTATACTTGGAGATCACGGTCGCGAGATAGAG ATTAATAGAGTCCCCGCTGGTGGGTACTTGGGCGAGTTGGCGCTCGTGACACACAAACCTCGCGCTGCTTCGGCCTACGCTGTAGGTGACGTAAAGCTAGCCT ttttggacgtCGAAGCTTTCGAACGATTACTCGGGCCATGTATGGAACTCATGAAGCGTAATATCGACGATTACGAGGATCAGCTAGTTAAAATCTTTGGCAGCAAAGCTAACGTTAGCGATATCCGATGA
- the Abp1 gene encoding actin binding protein 1 translates to MSINLTKNKDALVAAWHSVVDDKSSTNWALFGYEGQTNNLKVVGTGTGGLEELIDRLNSSYIMYAFCRVIDTKTSLPKCLLINWQGEGAPIVRKGTCANHIRDVEKLLKGAHITITARSEDDVEVDFIMEKLARATASAYKFNEPRGENEGNTGPVGTTYRRVIPEQEINATERDQFWQKEEMEEKKRLEQERIKCAQERQRLEEEIRAREEKEALLREQQVTAKENSIARQKMAEQRAEEANNFLNQMAARQHYSNDVYDSHKSRSEELRRQRSKETQQLIAQRTINARAVFEQNSAAGQMTSSQQQYALKSSHVETAKKPLEESQQKEIPETKIEEEEKIEANTTHNLDAVTNSVSIAPAAQNQHVESKATEPLEEPEEPPVTKEVVTENELYSQMDGQYLYFDPNNEGMKARALYDYQAADDTEITFDPGDIITHIDAIDEGWWQGLGPDGTYGLFPANYVEVIEYNTT, encoded by the exons ATGTCAATTAATTTAACGAAAAACAAAGACGCCTTGGTGGCTGCCTGGCACAGCGTAGTCGACGATAAATCGTCTACTAACTG GGCTCTGTTTGGATATGAGGGACAGACTAACAATTTAAAGGTTGTTGGAACAGGAACTGGTGGTTTAGAAGAGTTGATCGATCGATTAAACAGTAGTTATATCATGTATGCCTTTTGTCGAGTAATAGATACTAAAACCAGCCTGCCAAAATGTCTGTTAATAAATTGG CAAGGGGAAGGTGCACCAATAGTTAGAAAGGGCACTTGTGCAAATCATATTAGAGATGTAGAAAAATTACTGAAAGGTGCTCATATAACAATTACTGCTCGCTCTGAAGATGATGTTGAGGTAGATTTTATTATGGAGAAGCTTGCCAGAGCAACAGCTTCTGCGTATAAATTTAATGAGCCGCGCGGCGAGAACGAAGGTAATACAGGTCCGGTTGGTACCACATATCGCAG AGTAATTCCGGAGCAAGAAATAAATGCAACTGAACGTGATCAATTTTGGCAAAAGGAAGAAATGGAGGAGAAAAAAAGACTAGAACAAGAACGTATTAAATGCGCGCAGGAACGTCAACGGCTTGAAGAAGAAATTAGAGCTAGAGAGGAAAAAGAAGCACTCCTTAGAGAACAACAA gTCACTGCCAAAGAGAATTCAATAGCTCGACAAAAAATGGCAGAACAACGTGCTGAGGAGGCGAACAATTTTCTTAATCAAATGGCGGCACGACAACATTACAGTAACGATGTTTACGATAGCCATAAATCGCGAAGCGAAGAATTGCGACGGCAAAGAAGTAAAGAAACGCAACAGTTAATTGCTCAAAGAACGATAAATGCACGAGCAGTTTTTGAACAAAACTCCGCCGCCGGTCAAATGACGTCATCACAGCAACAATATGCTCTGAAAAGTAGTCATGTGGAAACAGCTAAGAAGCCGCTCGAGGAGAGCCAGCAGAAGGAAATACCTGAGACTAAAATAGAGGAGGAAGAGAAAATTGAAGCGAATACAACGCATAACTTGGATGCAGTGACAAACTCTGTTTCGATTGCACCCGCGGCTCAAAATCAACACGTAGAATCGAAAGCGACCGAGCCACTAGAAGAACCCGAAGAACCGCCAGTGACAAAAGAAGTAGTTACTGAAAATGAATTGTACAGCCAAATGGATGGTCAGTACTTGTACTTTGACCCAAACAACGAAGGAATGAAAGCCAGGGCGTTGTACGATTATCAAGCAGCCGACGACACAGAAATTACTTTCGATCCTGGAGACATTATTACGCACATAGATGCCATCGACGAAGGATGGTGGCAAGGTCTTGGACCTGACGGAACGTATGGACTTTTCCCCGCTAATTATGTCGAAGTTATCGAGTATAACACGACATGA
- the Pop1 gene encoding POP1 ribonuclease P/MRP subunit isoform X2 codes for MAGKEQFDEYLGGSQKLPKEVHIKKLVSSRASEIAAMTYSIENPQQTKLVFQKLPVYMRRRVMSHNVKRLPRRLREAHLNQMTKSGLPPKIKRPSRRYRRRPRNLLSEYNRRQRNKVWLETHIWHAKRFHMVEKWGYRIASHANDKCFKANYRAVANHCLIQDISYYTSVEINGPEAILIETLKDHCNPFELTFAAKIFISGTREGTLMFFKKNSYPRFPIGHIHFLWRPSHSDLRTIWIWVHPSFLDDFVAEITSSFKFKSDDVISTTTSNQTIKSYSYVNERNCKMCIHKNALNRFRFYGPLSINVLTNALRLPNFDEKFCSKTNDTNVTGFEENQMECEEEIQDSDKSWHIVYYNNQENIESLKLQKQLWQTLKTLQSPSQLPPNIVLGFTVLDPRFHLPEKRVKPLRNVQTVKVMPVPPSKANSSPIWEQEIRQKITKACVTTSAINKLRSECLVPGIDNDKYFNEGIMTKIPILLIQTPGIGNTGLSSAIDLILPAGWAMPFWLAFIFRCVRVGALRESKSIAFEYGHMKSPDINDPDTPAYTRETLITKQELKEKYFRYPPNRRVNFIKLGISSPFFCEWKILMKEWTDVEDFFVLRNRTLLQSLQENLSVDKVNKSKYNISESHIPNLNLENLFENKNCLVRVKLSVLQKGRPRRFAIICMPKSEDVKKFRNNKNWSGPVEKLNRDSNEIIRKASRKNHVALLKRLKKQRIRHRNALTNKIDQILTQNLQISDYQNKSKELLETSRDIIRKQSQKMSQLYLPDCVKVKHSCDRKVMGYITEAFT; via the exons atgGCGGGAAAGGAGCAGTTCGATGAATACCTAGGTGGATCTCAAAAGTTACCGAAAGAAGTACACATTAAAAAGCTTGTCTCTTCGAGAGCCAGCGAAATTGCTGCAATGACGTATTCTATTG AAAATCCTCAACAAACGAAACTTGTATTTCAAAAGCTTCCGGTGTACATGCGTAGACGCGTAATGTCCCATAACGTGAAGCGTTTACCGCGCAGACTGCGGGAAGCCCATTTGAATCAAATGACTAAATCcgggttaccgcctaaaattaaAAGACCGTCGCGTAGGTATCGTAGACGACCACGTAATTTACTTTCGGAATACAATCGAAGACAACGAAACAAAGTTTGGCTGGAGACTCACATTTGGCACGCAAAACGTTTTCATATGGTCGAAAAATGGGGCTACAGAATCGCGAGTCACGCGAACGACAAATGTTTTAAAGCCAATTACCGTGCCGTTGCAAATCACTGTTTGATACAGGATATTTCTTACTATACGTCCGTCGAAATAAATGGTCCAGAAGCAATTCTGATAGAAACTTTAAAAGATCATTGCAATCCATTCGAGTTAACGTTCGCCGCAAAGATTTTTATCAGCGGTACTCGAGAAGGAACCCTAATGTTTTTTAAAAAGAACAGCTATCCTCGATTTCCGATCGGTCATATTCACTTCCTGTGGAGACCAAGTCATTCTGATTTAAGGACGATCTGGATTTGGGTACATCCATCTTTTCTCGACGACTTTGTCGCAGAAATTACATCGAGTTTTAAGTTCAAATCCGACGATGTAATTTCCACTACTACGAGTAATCAAACCATAAAATCCTACTCGTACGTCAACGAGAGAAATTGTAAAATGTGTATTCATAAGAACGCTTTaaatcgatttcgattttaCGGCCCATTATCGATAAACGTCTTAACAAACGCTTTGCGATTGCCgaattttgatgaaaaatttTGTTCAAAAACGAACGATACTAATGTAACAGGGTTTGAAGAAAATCAAATGGAGTGTGAGGAAGAGATTCAAGACTCTGATAAGTCCTGGCATATAGTATACTATAATAATCAAGAGAATATTGAATCTTTGAAACTTCAAAAACAGCTGTGGCAAACATTAAAGACATTACAGTCTCCTAGTCAATTACCACCAAATATTGTTCTTGGATTTACAGTCTTAGATCCAAGGTTTCATTTGCCTGAGAAAAGGGTGAAGCCACTGAGAAATGTACAGACAGTTAAAGTAATGCCAGTGCCACCCTCAAAAGCAAATTCTAGTCCAATTTGGGAACAAGAGATAAGACAGAAAATTACCAAAGCATGCGTAACAACAAGTGCAATTAACAAGCTTAGGAGTGAGTGTTTAGTTCCTGGTATAGataatgacaaatattttaatgaaGGGATTATGACCAAGATTCCCATACTCCTAATTCAAACACCTGGTATTGGTAACACAG GTTTAAGTTCTGCCATAGATCTAATTCTTCCAGCAGGTTGGGCAATGCCATTTTGGCTTGCTTTTATATTTCGTTGTGTAAGAGTTGGTGCACTTAGAGAATCAAAATCTATTGCATTTGAATATGGACATATGAAGTCACCAGACATCAATGATCCAGACACACCTGCTTATACAAGGGAAACATTAATTACTAAAcaagaattaaaagaaaaatattttcgctATCCACCAAACAGACGtgtaaattttataaaacttGGAATTTCTAGTCCCTTTTTTTGCGAATGGAAGATTTTAATGAAAGAATGGACAGATGTAGAGGACTTTTTTGTATTAAGAAATCGTACATTATTGCAATCATTGCAAGAAAATTTATCAGTCGACAAAGTTAACAAAAGCAAATACAATATATCAGAGAGCCATATCCCAAATCTTAACctagaaaatttatttgaaaataaaaactgtttagTTCGTGTTAAATTATCTGTTTTACAAAAGGGACGTCCTAGAAGATTTGCAATAATATGTATGCCAAAATCTGAAGatgtaaaaaaatttagaaataataaaaactggTCAGGACCcgtagaaaaattaaatcgtGACTCGAATGAAATTATAAGAAAAGCTTCGAGAAAAAATCATGTAGCTCTTTTAAAACGTTTGAAAAAACAAAGAATACGTCATAGAAATGCATTAACTAATAAAATAGATCAAATTTTGACCCAGAACTTACAAATTTCGGATTATCAAAACAAGTCGAAGGAATTACTAGAAACAAGTCGTGATATTATACGCAAACAATCTCAAAAAATGTCACAGTTATATCTTCCTGATTGTGTCAAAGTAAAACATTCCTGTGACCGAAAGGTTATGGGATACATAACAGAAG CATTTACGTAA
- the LOC143348326 gene encoding carbonyl reductase [NADPH] 1: MARVAVVTGGNKGIGFAIVKGLCKQFDGIVYLTARNATLGLNAIKQLEEQGLSPKFHQLDVTDENSIKSFRDYLQKTHGRLDVLINNAAIAFKNAATEPFSLQAEETIRVNYFGLRKVCSILYPLLKPHARVVHLSSSAGRLSLIPGESLRKRFSSKLTEEELDNIMHEFVEAAKTNTHLEKGWANSAYVASKVGVSALARVHQGMFNLDSREDIVVNAVHPGYVDTDMTSHKGPLTPDRGAEAPIFCALLPENTDIKGKYIWDDKSLVEWTKDT, from the exons ATGGCACGCGTGGCTGTC GTAACTGGAGGAAATAAAGGTATTGGATTTGCTATTGTGAAAGGTCTTTGTAAACAATTTGATGGAATTGTATATTTGACGGCTCGTAATGCAACGCTGGGATTAAATGCTATTAAACAATTAGAGGAACAAGGTTTATCACCGAAATTCCATCAACTCGATGTTACAGATGAAAATAGTATTAAATCCTTCCGTGATTACTTGCAAAAAACACACGGAAGGCTAGATGTGCTAATCAATAATGCCGCTATTGCATTCAAG AATGCTGCTACAGAACCATTTTCACTGCAAGCTGAAGAGACAATAAGAGTGAATTATTTTGGCCTAAGGAAAGTGTGTAGTATACTTTATCCACTATTAAAACCACATGCACGTGTAGTTCACCTTTCCAGTTCTGCCGGTCGTTTATCATTGATTCCCGGTGAATCATTGAGAAAAAGATTTTCTTCAAAACTTACAGAAGAAGAATTGGATAACATCATGCATGAATTTGTTGA AGCTGCAAAGACAAACACACACTTGGAGAAAGGCTGGGCAAATTCTGCTTATGTTGCAAGTAAAGTAGGAGTTTCTGCTTTAGCTAGAGTCCATCAAGGTATGTTCAACTTGGACTCACGAGAAGATATAGTAGTAAATGCTGTGCACCCTGGCTATGTTGACACTGATATGACCAGTCATAAGGGACCTTTGACACCTGATCGAGGTGCAGAGGCTCCTATTTTCTGTGCATTATTGCCAGAAAATACAGACATCAAAGGCAAATATATCTGGGACGACAAGTCATTGGTAGAATGGACAAAAGATACATAA
- the LOC143348332 gene encoding U6 snRNA-associated Sm-like protein LSm2: MLFYSFFKSLIGKDVVVELKNDLSICGTLHSVDQYLNIKLTDISVADPDKYPHMLSVKNCFIRGSVVRYVQLPGDEVDTQLLQDAARKEAAVQAR; this comes from the exons ATG TTATTCTATTCGTTCTTTAAATCCTTGATCGGAAAGGATGTTGTTGTTGAATTGAAAAATGACCTCAG caTTTGTGGTACTCTACACTCTGTCGATCAGTACCTGAATATAAAGTTGACAGATATAAGTGTAGCTGATCCAGATAAATATCCTCATATG TTGTCTGTGAAAAATTGTTTCATTCGAGGATCTGTAGTACGCTATGTACAGTTGCCAGGAGATGAAGTGGATACTCAACTATTGCAAGATGCTGCGCGCAAGGAAGCAGCAGTCCAAGCAAGATAA
- the Pka-r2 gene encoding cAMP-dependent protein kinase type II regulatory subunit isoform X1, giving the protein MSCQRNAGKITVPDELRDILLEFTISYLLQQPVDIVEYAVDFFTQLRDSRQTQLIQPNAQTCSSTPDESVDEEPPVGRFATRRKSIFTETYNPEEDKEDDIAKMVHPKSDEQRQRLSESVKNIFLFRALDEEQMADVLDAMFEKTVQPGEFIIRQNDDGDNFYAIERGKFEVYVKDPQTGVESMVHTYDNRGSFGELALLYNMPRAATIKAVTNGTLWAMDRQTFRRILLKSAYKKRKMYEDLINKVPMLKSLKSYESMNLADALVPKQYSDGEQIIRQGDTADGMYFVEDGVVRITILGDHGREIEINRVPAGGYLGELALVTHKPRAASAYAVGDVKLAFLDVEAFERLLGPCMELMKRNIDDYEDQLVKIFGSKANVSDIR; this is encoded by the exons ATGAGTTGTCAACGCAACGCTGGCAAAATCACGGTGCCAGACGAGCTGCGGGACATTCTTTTGGAGTTCACGATCAGctatttgttacagcaaccggtGGATATTGTCGAGTATGCCGTAGATTTTTTCACGCAACTACGGGATAGCCGTCAGACTCAGTTGATTCAGCCCAATGCGCAGACCTGCTCCTCTACGCCGGACGAGTCTGTCGATGAAG AACCACCGGTCGGAAGGTTCGCGACTAGGAGGAAGAGTATTTTTACGGAGACTTATAATCCTGAGGAAGATAAGGAAGATGATATTGCCAAG ATGGTACATCCAAAAAGCGACGAGCAACGGCAGAGGCTTAGCGAGAGCGTCAAGAATATTTTTCTGTTTCGAGCCCTAGACGAG GAACAAATGGCGGACGTGCTGGACGCGATGTTTGAGAAAACTGTACAGCCGGGAGAATTCATTATCCGGCAGAATGACGACGGTGACAACTTTTACGCCATCGAAAG GGGAAAGTTCGAGGTGTACGTCAAGGATCCGCAGACGGGCGTTGAATCCATGGTACACACCTACGATAACCGTGGTTCTTTCGGAGAGCTCGCGCTTCTATACAATATGCCCAGAGCGGCTACTATCAAGGCCGTCACAAACGGTACATTGTGGGCCATGGACAGGCAAACTTTCCGACGTATTCTTCTGAAATCCGCCTACAAGAAGCGCAAGATGTACGAGGATCTTATCAACAAGGTCCCGATGCTCAAATCTCTCAAG TCTTACGAAAGCATGAACCTGGCGGACGCCCTAGTACCAAAACAGTATTCGGACGGTGAGCAAATAATCAGGCAAGGCGACACAGCAGATGGAATGTATTTTGTCGAAGATGGCGTCGTTAGGATTACTATACTTGGAGATCACGGTCGCGAGATAGAG ATTAATAGAGTCCCCGCTGGTGGGTACTTGGGCGAGTTGGCGCTCGTGACACACAAACCTCGCGCTGCTTCGGCCTACGCTGTAGGTGACGTAAAGCTAGCCT ttttggacgtCGAAGCTTTCGAACGATTACTCGGGCCATGTATGGAACTCATGAAGCGTAATATCGACGATTACGAGGATCAGCTAGTTAAAATCTTTGGCAGCAAAGCTAACGTTAGCGATATCCGATGA
- the Clp gene encoding cleavage and polyadenylation specificity factor subunit 4 has protein sequence MECIVANVDHMRFDIEIALDEQYGALPLPFTGMDKSTAAVCQFYPRGTCVKGASCPFRHVRGDRTIVCKHWLRGLCKKGDQCEFLHEYDMTKMPECYFYSRFNACHNKECPFLHIDPETKVRDCPWYDRGFCRHGPLCRHRHVRRVLCMAYLAGFCPEGPNCKFMHPRFELPAVQDMQPKEGKKVMITCHFCGEGGHKAIYCNKMPPDVREAQVRQEIEGNSHSAHHMNMHNGPPPRGPQKPLEEVTCYKCGTKGHYANKCPKGHLAFLSHAGGSGGGSQNQNYRR, from the exons ATGGAGTGCATAGTGGCAAACGTAGATCATATGCGATTTGATATTGAAATCGCTCTTGACGAACAATATGGAGCTCTTCCGTTACCTTTTACCGGAATGGATA AATCCACTGCTGCTGTATGTCAATTTTATCCAAGAGGTACTTGCGTTAAAGGAGCCTCCTGTCCATTTAGACATGTACGAGGAGATCGTACAATCGTATGTAAACATTGGCTAAGAGGTCTTTGTAAAAAAGGGGATCAATGTGAATTTTTACACGAATATGACATGACAAAAATGCCAGAATGTTATTTTTATTCTAGATTTA ATGCCTGTCACAATAAGGAATGTCCATTCTTGCACATTGATCCAGAAACTAAGGTCAGAGATTGTCCTTGGTATGATCGAGGATTTTGCAGGCATGGACCATTATGCAGACATCGACACGTTCGTCGTGTTTTATGTATGGCATACTTGGCTGGATTTTGTCCTGAAGGTCCAAATTGTAAATTTATGCA TCCAAGATTTGAATTACCAGCAGTACAAGATATGCAACCTAAAGAAGGGAAGAAGGTGATGATTACATGTCATTTTTGCGGAGAAGGTGGTCATAAAGCCATTTACTGCAATAAAATGCCACCCGACGTACGCGAAGCACAAGTTAGACAAGAAATAGAAGGTAATTCTCATTCAGCGCATCATATGAACATGCATAACGGACCGCCTCCTCGAGGACCGCAAAAGCCACTCGAAGAAGTCACTTGTTACAAATGTGGAACTAAAGGTCACTATGCTAATAAATGTCCAAAAGGACACTTAGCATTTTTAAGTCACGCAGGAGGTAGCGGAGGTGGAAGTCAAAATCAAAATTATCGTAGATGa